Proteins from one Cellulosilyticum lentocellum DSM 5427 genomic window:
- a CDS encoding LacI family DNA-binding transcriptional regulator has product MAKAVKLEDIARRIGVSNVTVSKALAGKSGVSEELRQRIKEIAEEMGYKSVSTQKAKEKKGTGNIGVLIPCRFVDGNTSFYWAIYQNVVTKLQAKGYYAILELLNIEDEESLVLPKMIQDAKVDGIIVIGQVRNEYSQCIWNNGSVPTIFLDFYDTHMEYDTIITDGYYGMYMLTDYLVKMGHKKIYFVGTPLSTSSITDRFFGYQKALMENGITMEPHWLVKDRECGANQDLAVNIPDDLPTAFACNSDYTANFLVSKLNEKGLSVPEDLSVVGFDNYLYPNLSNLQLTTYEVEIDKMAELCVKTLLRKINRKDYVKGVQIITGHMVIKDSVKMIK; this is encoded by the coding sequence ATGGCAAAAGCAGTAAAGCTAGAAGATATTGCTAGGCGCATAGGTGTAAGTAATGTAACTGTATCTAAGGCTTTAGCAGGTAAAAGTGGTGTTAGTGAAGAATTAAGACAACGTATTAAAGAAATAGCTGAAGAAATGGGATATAAATCAGTATCTACTCAAAAAGCAAAAGAAAAAAAAGGAACAGGTAATATAGGCGTATTAATTCCTTGCCGTTTTGTTGATGGTAATACCTCCTTCTACTGGGCAATTTATCAGAATGTAGTCACCAAATTACAAGCAAAAGGTTATTATGCTATTTTAGAGCTTTTAAACATAGAAGATGAGGAAAGCCTTGTTCTACCTAAGATGATACAAGACGCTAAAGTGGATGGCATAATAGTGATTGGTCAGGTACGTAATGAGTATTCTCAATGTATTTGGAATAATGGTAGTGTACCTACTATTTTTCTGGATTTTTATGATACACATATGGAATATGATACAATTATTACTGATGGCTATTATGGTATGTATATGCTTACTGATTATCTTGTAAAGATGGGACATAAGAAAATTTATTTTGTAGGAACACCTTTATCTACAAGTAGTATCACAGACCGCTTTTTTGGATATCAGAAGGCGCTTATGGAGAATGGTATTACTATGGAGCCTCATTGGCTTGTTAAAGACAGAGAGTGTGGAGCTAATCAAGACTTAGCAGTGAATATCCCTGACGATTTACCAACAGCTTTTGCATGTAATAGTGATTATACAGCTAACTTTTTAGTGTCTAAGCTAAATGAAAAAGGACTATCTGTACCAGAAGATCTATCTGTTGTAGGTTTTGATAATTATCTATATCCTAATCTGTCTAATTTACAGCTTACTACCTATGAAGTTGAGATAGATAAAATGGCCGAGCTTTGTGTTAAAACATTACTTAGAAAAATTAATCGTAAAGATTATGTTAAAGGGGTTCAAATTATTACAGGTCACATGGTTATTAAAGATAGTGTAAAGATGATAAAATAG
- a CDS encoding glycoside hydrolase family 130 protein, with translation MFKENYTRELAKYEALVTKPNRPIDEYNGIYTRYENPVLTRSHAPLLWRYDLNPETNPYFMERLGINAVFNAGAIELDGKFYVVARVEGNDRKSFFAVAESPNGIDNFRFWDYPILLPDTEKDETNVYDMRLTKHEDGYIYGVFCSESKDKENPDLSAAVAQAGIVRTKDLKTWERLPNLRTSSAQQRNVVLHPEFVDGKYAFYTRPQDSFIDTGSGGGIGFGLCEDITNAYVAEEKITSRRKYHTITEVKNGAGAVPIKTEKGWIHIAHGVRNTAWGLRYVIYIFATALEDPTKVIAEPSGFFIAPYELEIIGDVGNVAFTNGAIARDNGDVYIYYATADTRLHVATTTIDRLIDYTFNTPEDPLRSVDCVAQRCALIKKNLEFINK, from the coding sequence ATGTTTAAAGAAAATTACACTAGAGAATTAGCAAAGTATGAGGCTTTAGTAACAAAGCCCAATAGGCCAATCGATGAATACAATGGCATTTACACACGTTATGAAAACCCAGTACTTACTAGAAGTCATGCACCTCTTTTATGGCGTTATGACTTAAATCCAGAAACTAATCCATACTTTATGGAACGTTTAGGGATTAATGCTGTATTTAATGCAGGTGCTATTGAATTAGATGGCAAATTTTATGTTGTTGCCAGAGTAGAGGGAAATGATAGAAAATCATTCTTTGCAGTAGCAGAAAGTCCTAATGGTATTGACAACTTTAGATTTTGGGATTATCCGATTTTACTTCCAGACACTGAAAAAGATGAAACTAACGTTTATGATATGCGTCTTACTAAACACGAGGATGGCTATATTTATGGCGTGTTCTGCTCTGAAAGTAAAGATAAAGAAAATCCTGATTTATCTGCAGCAGTGGCACAAGCTGGTATTGTACGTACGAAAGATCTTAAGACTTGGGAGCGACTTCCTAATCTTAGAACATCATCAGCTCAACAAAGAAATGTAGTACTTCATCCAGAGTTTGTTGATGGTAAATATGCTTTCTATACAAGACCACAAGATAGCTTTATCGACACTGGTAGTGGTGGAGGTATTGGCTTTGGACTCTGTGAAGATATCACTAATGCCTATGTAGCGGAAGAAAAAATCACTAGCAGAAGAAAATATCATACCATTACAGAGGTAAAAAATGGTGCAGGCGCTGTACCAATAAAAACAGAGAAAGGTTGGATTCATATAGCACACGGTGTGCGTAATACAGCTTGGGGACTAAGATATGTCATTTATATATTTGCAACAGCGCTAGAAGATCCAACAAAAGTAATAGCTGAGCCATCAGGTTTCTTTATTGCTCCTTATGAGTTAGAGATTATAGGTGATGTAGGAAATGTAGCGTTCACTAATGGTGCTATTGCAAGAGATAACGGAGATGTTTATATTTATTATGCTACGGCAGATACTAGACTTCATGTAGCGACTACAACTATTGATAGGCTCATTGACTATACTTTTAATACACCTGAAGATCCTCTTCGTTCAGTAGATTGTGTAGCACAAAGATGTGCCTTAATTAAGAAAAATTTAGAGTTTATAAATAAGTAA
- a CDS encoding AGE family epimerase/isomerase, with protein sequence MFVAEVKEHLVNGIIPFWKKLRDNTYGGYYGYMNYDLELDQTAIKGCILNSRIMWFFSNAYLTLKDESLLEEATHAFEFMKAHCIDYKYGGVYWMLDYKGNPVEDMKHTYNQAFAIYALSSYYVASGNSEALDLAMGLFHKIESTCKDEYGYLEAFDRTWEPIDNHKLSDNKHMESEGKVAEKTMNTILHVLEAYTELYRVGKDVEVGRCLEKLLQMTELKVYNKEKRQLEVFFDTQLRSIADMHSYGHDIEAAWLLDRAALVLGNQDIIDRTKAYTVPIAYKVKEVAFEKGALNNERFNNDIDKTRIWWVQAESVVGFINAYEKTQDVAFLEVAKEIWQYIKTYFIDSRAHSEWYWQVDENGRPNKSYPIVEPWKCPYHNGRMCLEVIRRDINV encoded by the coding sequence GTGTTTGTTGCAGAAGTAAAAGAGCATCTAGTAAATGGTATTATTCCTTTCTGGAAAAAGCTAAGAGATAATACATATGGCGGCTATTATGGTTACATGAATTATGACTTAGAATTAGATCAAACAGCAATAAAAGGATGTATTTTAAATAGTAGAATTATGTGGTTTTTCTCTAATGCTTATCTAACTTTAAAAGATGAGAGCCTATTAGAAGAAGCGACACATGCTTTTGAATTTATGAAAGCCCACTGTATAGATTATAAATATGGTGGTGTTTACTGGATGCTTGATTATAAAGGTAATCCAGTAGAAGATATGAAGCATACTTATAATCAAGCTTTTGCTATTTATGCTTTATCATCTTATTATGTAGCAAGTGGTAATAGCGAAGCACTTGATTTAGCCATGGGATTATTTCATAAAATAGAATCTACTTGTAAAGATGAGTATGGATATTTAGAAGCTTTTGATAGAACTTGGGAGCCTATAGACAATCATAAATTATCAGATAATAAGCACATGGAGAGCGAAGGTAAGGTAGCAGAAAAAACAATGAATACGATTTTACATGTGCTAGAAGCTTACACTGAACTTTATCGTGTAGGAAAAGATGTTGAGGTAGGAAGATGTCTAGAAAAGCTATTACAGATGACAGAACTAAAAGTTTATAATAAAGAAAAAAGACAGCTTGAAGTATTTTTTGATACACAGCTTCGTTCTATAGCAGATATGCATTCATACGGACATGATATCGAAGCAGCGTGGTTATTAGATAGAGCAGCTCTAGTGCTAGGAAATCAGGATATCATAGATAGGACCAAAGCTTATACTGTTCCAATTGCTTACAAGGTAAAAGAAGTAGCATTTGAAAAGGGTGCCCTAAATAATGAAAGATTTAATAATGACATTGATAAAACAAGAATCTGGTGGGTACAAGCAGAAAGTGTTGTAGGATTTATAAATGCTTATGAAAAGACTCAAGATGTCGCTTTTCTAGAGGTAGCAAAAGAAATATGGCAGTATATTAAAACATACTTTATTGATAGCAGAGCACACTCTGAATGGTATTGGCAAGTAGATGAAAATGGTAGACCTAATAAGTCGTATCCAATTGTTGAACCTTGGAAGTGTCCATATCACAACGGTAGGATGTGTTTAGAGGTCATCAGGAGGGATATTAATGTTTAA
- a CDS encoding helix-turn-helix transcriptional regulator, with protein sequence MSNTINYETIILSAPPQFYQSIPNSFNVSSFAKQHLNYFLLADTMQAHFPFHLKFAPFDAYLVLYTVEGKGKLTYKDQTYQLQPHTVMWIDCNAPFELDLFESSHWQFKYIIFKGANSAAYYTHFQQDEYILCPISPISHLPEILNHLINFNKDTPKLAEFIISKLITDLLTELILSKEIDSSQIVAMPKYLSELKNLFDTHYMDHFNLDELADTYHVSKYKIIRDFTTYLHTSPINYLIQKRLQVAKELLRNTQQPVYEIATFVGIDNLNHFTNLFKKNTGVTPITYRKKYHPDSLEFLDE encoded by the coding sequence ATGTCAAACACTATTAATTACGAAACAATCATACTATCAGCTCCACCTCAGTTTTATCAATCTATACCTAACTCATTTAATGTATCTTCATTTGCTAAACAGCATCTCAATTACTTCTTATTAGCGGATACTATGCAAGCTCATTTTCCATTTCACTTAAAATTTGCACCTTTTGATGCTTATTTAGTGCTATATACTGTTGAGGGCAAAGGTAAGCTCACCTATAAAGATCAGACTTATCAACTTCAACCTCACACTGTTATGTGGATTGATTGTAATGCTCCTTTTGAGCTAGATCTATTTGAATCTAGTCACTGGCAATTCAAATATATCATTTTTAAGGGTGCTAATAGTGCAGCCTACTATACACACTTTCAGCAAGATGAGTATATACTATGTCCTATTTCACCTATCTCACACTTGCCTGAAATCTTAAATCACCTAATTAACTTTAATAAGGATACACCTAAGTTAGCTGAATTTATTATTTCAAAGTTAATTACCGATTTACTTACAGAACTGATTCTGAGTAAAGAAATAGATTCAAGCCAAATAGTAGCCATGCCAAAGTATCTATCTGAACTTAAAAATTTATTTGATACTCACTATATGGACCACTTTAACTTAGATGAGCTAGCAGATACATACCATGTTAGTAAATATAAAATTATTAGGGACTTCACCACCTACCTGCATACCTCTCCCATTAATTATCTTATTCAAAAGCGTCTGCAGGTTGCAAAAGAACTTCTTAGAAATACTCAACAGCCAGTATATGAAATTGCTACTTTTGTAGGTATAGATAACCTTAACCACTTTACTAATCTCTTTAAAAAGAATACAGGGGTAACCCCTATTACCTATCGCAAAAAATATCATCCTGATAGCTTAGAATTCTTAGATGAATAA
- a CDS encoding glycoside hydrolase family 130 protein: protein MSKIKLICPEVSNMPWQDKKEEPVQAPIWRYSENPIIGRNPVKNVARIFNSAVIPYEGEFIGVFRGEQTNGIPYIYLGRSQDGIHWNFDENKINFVDEEGNAFMPIYAYDPRLVKVEDTYYIIWCQDFYGAAIGMAKTTDFKTFVRVENPFLPFNRNAVLFPRKINDSFMMLSRPSDSGHTPFGDIFVSESKDLVYWGKHRHVMSRGKSWWESLKIGGGAAPIETSEGWLLFYHGVSGTCNGYVYSIGGAILDIDNPSIVKYRCENFLLTPEEWYEERGFVPNVVFPCATICDSATGRITVYYGAADSYVGLAFTTADEIVAYIKEHSAVSKDDTEIGMR, encoded by the coding sequence ATGAGCAAAATCAAATTAATTTGTCCAGAAGTAAGTAATATGCCGTGGCAAGATAAAAAAGAGGAACCAGTTCAAGCACCTATTTGGCGTTATAGTGAAAATCCAATTATTGGAAGAAACCCTGTTAAGAATGTAGCTAGAATTTTTAATAGTGCAGTTATCCCTTATGAGGGCGAATTCATTGGAGTATTTAGAGGAGAACAAACTAATGGTATACCTTATATTTACTTAGGTAGAAGCCAAGATGGTATCCATTGGAATTTTGATGAAAATAAAATTAACTTTGTAGATGAAGAGGGCAATGCTTTTATGCCAATCTACGCATATGACCCAAGACTTGTAAAGGTAGAAGATACATATTATATCATTTGGTGTCAAGATTTTTATGGAGCAGCTATTGGTATGGCAAAAACGACTGATTTTAAAACCTTTGTTAGAGTAGAAAATCCATTTTTACCTTTCAACAGAAATGCTGTTTTATTCCCAAGAAAAATCAATGATAGCTTTATGATGCTATCTAGACCTAGTGATAGTGGACATACACCATTTGGAGATATTTTTGTTAGTGAAAGTAAAGACCTTGTATACTGGGGTAAACACAGACATGTAATGAGCCGTGGTAAGTCATGGTGGGAATCACTTAAGATTGGCGGAGGTGCCGCACCTATTGAAACAAGTGAAGGCTGGCTTCTTTTCTATCATGGTGTATCTGGTACTTGCAATGGTTATGTCTATAGCATTGGTGGGGCCATCTTAGATATTGATAATCCTTCTATTGTGAAATATAGATGTGAAAACTTCTTATTAACACCAGAAGAATGGTATGAAGAAAGAGGCTTTGTACCAAATGTAGTATTCCCATGTGCAACTATTTGTGATTCAGCTACAGGTAGAATTACTGTTTACTATGGTGCAGCAGACAGTTATGTAGGCTTAGCCTTTACAACAGCTGATGAGATCGTTGCTTATATTAAAGAACACAGTGCGGTAAGTAAGGATGATACAGAAATTGGAATGAGATAA